One region of Polyodon spathula isolate WHYD16114869_AA chromosome 25, ASM1765450v1, whole genome shotgun sequence genomic DNA includes:
- the LOC121299510 gene encoding coiled-coil domain-containing protein 117-like isoform X2, translating to MSGGVSSICEDENIKTQALNSLTPGEENVPSTMLAYSWPTIGSHRTPLVPEDLNFQNRAAEDCFKSGDPGLNAQLFTKHVELNELPIDVCYGNNKKRKHSDVGMVGQNFKTIKINTVSSSPDVSCERRYQRKHKREHDEETATPRKRQATEEMVSASFQAPSFLPEGVAPQHCWGDLSANPQQPAELEGQAAHMEVEGRESMKHWGAAHRRLQEIEDSIIVEDDDEDLETASTNSSFPVLVMSDTLREGLKQGLGDVIPRKLAQSVNHSCMEMVIWRPPEDVLCSKQRESMERLRHSTGCSPVAEAPVLKDRDSELQQHLSQTPVYRDLSQHSCTEEDMEL from the exons ATGAGCGGCGGCGTCTCCTCTATATGCGAAGACGAGAACATAAAAACACAAGCGCTGAACAGCCTGACGCCAGGAGAGGAAAATGTTCCCAG TACGATGCTGGCCTACAGCTGGCCCACGATTGGCAGCCACCGAACTCCACTTGTGCCGGAGGATTTAAACTTTCAGAACCGCGCCGCGGAGGATTGCTTCAAGTCGGGAGACCCTGGTTTGAATGCACAGCTGTTCACAAAGCACGTGGAATTAAACGAGCTTCCCATTGATGTGTGTtatggaaataataaaaaacgtAAACACAGTGATGTTGGAATGGTAGGACAGAACTTTAAAACTATTAAGATTAACACCGTCTCATCGTCTCCCGATGT GAGCTGTGAAAGACGCTACCAAAGAAAGCATAAGAGGGAACACGATGAAGA GACTGCTACTCCCAGGAAGAGGCAAGCTACAGAAGAGATGGTGAGTGCCTCATTCCAAGCTCCCTCCTTTCTCCCTGAGGGTGTGGCCCCTCAGCACTGCTGGGGAGACCTCAGTGCCAACCCCCAGCAGCCTGCAGAGCTGGAGGGGCAGGCAGCCCACATGGAGGTGGAggggagggagagtatgaagcaCTGGGGGGCAGCACACAGGAGACTGCAGGAGATTGAAGACAG TATAATTGTGGAGGATGATGACGAGGACTTAGAAACTGCAAGTACGAATTCCAGCTTCCCTGTGCTGGTCATGTCGGACACCCTTCGGGAAGGACTGAAACAGGGACTCGGGGACGTTATACCACGGAAATTAGCACAGTCGGT GAACCACTCGTGTATGGAGATGGTGATATGGAGACCCCCAGAGGATGTTCTGTGCAGCAAACAGAGAGAATCAATGGAGAGGCTCAGGCACAGTACGGGCTGCAGTCCTGTGGCAGAGGCTCCGGTGTTAAAAGACAGGGATAGTGAACTCCAGCAACACCTTTCACAGACCCCAGTGTACAGAGACTTGAGCCAGCACAGCTGTACCGAGGAGGACATGGAGCTTTAG
- the LOC121299510 gene encoding coiled-coil domain-containing protein 117-like isoform X1 produces the protein MSGGVSSICEDENIKTQALNSLTPGEENVPSSTMLAYSWPTIGSHRTPLVPEDLNFQNRAAEDCFKSGDPGLNAQLFTKHVELNELPIDVCYGNNKKRKHSDVGMVGQNFKTIKINTVSSSPDVSCERRYQRKHKREHDEETATPRKRQATEEMVSASFQAPSFLPEGVAPQHCWGDLSANPQQPAELEGQAAHMEVEGRESMKHWGAAHRRLQEIEDSIIVEDDDEDLETASTNSSFPVLVMSDTLREGLKQGLGDVIPRKLAQSVNHSCMEMVIWRPPEDVLCSKQRESMERLRHSTGCSPVAEAPVLKDRDSELQQHLSQTPVYRDLSQHSCTEEDMEL, from the exons ATGAGCGGCGGCGTCTCCTCTATATGCGAAGACGAGAACATAAAAACACAAGCGCTGAACAGCCTGACGCCAGGAGAGGAAAATGTTCCCAG CAGTACGATGCTGGCCTACAGCTGGCCCACGATTGGCAGCCACCGAACTCCACTTGTGCCGGAGGATTTAAACTTTCAGAACCGCGCCGCGGAGGATTGCTTCAAGTCGGGAGACCCTGGTTTGAATGCACAGCTGTTCACAAAGCACGTGGAATTAAACGAGCTTCCCATTGATGTGTGTtatggaaataataaaaaacgtAAACACAGTGATGTTGGAATGGTAGGACAGAACTTTAAAACTATTAAGATTAACACCGTCTCATCGTCTCCCGATGT GAGCTGTGAAAGACGCTACCAAAGAAAGCATAAGAGGGAACACGATGAAGA GACTGCTACTCCCAGGAAGAGGCAAGCTACAGAAGAGATGGTGAGTGCCTCATTCCAAGCTCCCTCCTTTCTCCCTGAGGGTGTGGCCCCTCAGCACTGCTGGGGAGACCTCAGTGCCAACCCCCAGCAGCCTGCAGAGCTGGAGGGGCAGGCAGCCCACATGGAGGTGGAggggagggagagtatgaagcaCTGGGGGGCAGCACACAGGAGACTGCAGGAGATTGAAGACAG TATAATTGTGGAGGATGATGACGAGGACTTAGAAACTGCAAGTACGAATTCCAGCTTCCCTGTGCTGGTCATGTCGGACACCCTTCGGGAAGGACTGAAACAGGGACTCGGGGACGTTATACCACGGAAATTAGCACAGTCGGT GAACCACTCGTGTATGGAGATGGTGATATGGAGACCCCCAGAGGATGTTCTGTGCAGCAAACAGAGAGAATCAATGGAGAGGCTCAGGCACAGTACGGGCTGCAGTCCTGTGGCAGAGGCTCCGGTGTTAAAAGACAGGGATAGTGAACTCCAGCAACACCTTTCACAGACCCCAGTGTACAGAGACTTGAGCCAGCACAGCTGTACCGAGGAGGACATGGAGCTTTAG
- the LOC121299510 gene encoding coiled-coil domain-containing protein 117-like isoform X3 — protein MSGGVSSICEDENIKTQALNSLTPGEENVPRSCERRYQRKHKREHDEETATPRKRQATEEMVSASFQAPSFLPEGVAPQHCWGDLSANPQQPAELEGQAAHMEVEGRESMKHWGAAHRRLQEIEDSIIVEDDDEDLETASTNSSFPVLVMSDTLREGLKQGLGDVIPRKLAQSVNHSCMEMVIWRPPEDVLCSKQRESMERLRHSTGCSPVAEAPVLKDRDSELQQHLSQTPVYRDLSQHSCTEEDMEL, from the exons ATGAGCGGCGGCGTCTCCTCTATATGCGAAGACGAGAACATAAAAACACAAGCGCTGAACAGCCTGACGCCAGGAGAGGAAAATGTTCCCAG GAGCTGTGAAAGACGCTACCAAAGAAAGCATAAGAGGGAACACGATGAAGA GACTGCTACTCCCAGGAAGAGGCAAGCTACAGAAGAGATGGTGAGTGCCTCATTCCAAGCTCCCTCCTTTCTCCCTGAGGGTGTGGCCCCTCAGCACTGCTGGGGAGACCTCAGTGCCAACCCCCAGCAGCCTGCAGAGCTGGAGGGGCAGGCAGCCCACATGGAGGTGGAggggagggagagtatgaagcaCTGGGGGGCAGCACACAGGAGACTGCAGGAGATTGAAGACAG TATAATTGTGGAGGATGATGACGAGGACTTAGAAACTGCAAGTACGAATTCCAGCTTCCCTGTGCTGGTCATGTCGGACACCCTTCGGGAAGGACTGAAACAGGGACTCGGGGACGTTATACCACGGAAATTAGCACAGTCGGT GAACCACTCGTGTATGGAGATGGTGATATGGAGACCCCCAGAGGATGTTCTGTGCAGCAAACAGAGAGAATCAATGGAGAGGCTCAGGCACAGTACGGGCTGCAGTCCTGTGGCAGAGGCTCCGGTGTTAAAAGACAGGGATAGTGAACTCCAGCAACACCTTTCACAGACCCCAGTGTACAGAGACTTGAGCCAGCACAGCTGTACCGAGGAGGACATGGAGCTTTAG